One Amycolatopsis sp. NBC_00355 genomic window carries:
- a CDS encoding winged helix-turn-helix transcriptional regulator — protein MLTRSYRCGLDAAIDVVGGRWKALILWALHAEPLRFGELRRKVTGISEKMLIQALRELEADEVVHREVFHEIPPKVEYSLTELGQRLNTALLPLGDWGEENMAGIAQRRGVTPAPSHTP, from the coding sequence ATGCTGACCCGAAGCTACCGGTGCGGGCTGGACGCCGCGATCGACGTCGTCGGCGGCCGCTGGAAGGCCCTGATCCTGTGGGCGCTGCACGCCGAGCCGCTGCGGTTCGGCGAACTGCGGCGGAAGGTCACGGGGATCAGCGAGAAGATGCTGATCCAGGCGCTGCGGGAGCTGGAGGCGGACGAAGTCGTGCACCGCGAGGTGTTCCACGAGATCCCGCCGAAGGTCGAATACTCGCTGACCGAGCTGGGTCAGCGGCTGAACACCGCACTGTTGCCGCTGGGTGACTGGGGTGAGGAGAACATGGCCGGCATCGCGCAGCGCCGGGGCGTCACGCCGGCACCTTCGCATACTCCTTGA
- a CDS encoding MarR family winged helix-turn-helix transcriptional regulator, with the protein MTVDEQAWGRVLVLHARIEQELGKALHRRHGLGLSEYRALGKLAANPKGELRMQELAEAIGLNQSSVSRMCARLEDAGLTVRDLCEDDRRGVYSVITEAGRKRYAETEPTYGDVLRTALDKAASDPELATAVSAVRSS; encoded by the coding sequence ATGACCGTCGACGAACAGGCCTGGGGCCGCGTGCTCGTGCTGCACGCCCGCATCGAGCAGGAGCTGGGCAAGGCGCTGCACCGCCGCCACGGGCTCGGCCTGTCCGAGTACCGCGCGCTCGGCAAGCTGGCCGCGAACCCCAAGGGCGAACTGCGGATGCAGGAGCTCGCCGAGGCGATCGGGCTCAACCAGAGCTCGGTCAGCCGGATGTGCGCGCGACTCGAGGACGCCGGCCTGACCGTCCGCGACCTGTGCGAAGACGACCGCCGCGGCGTCTACTCCGTGATCACCGAAGCCGGGCGCAAGCGCTACGCCGAGACCGAGCCGACCTACGGCGACGTCCTGCGCACCGCGCTCGACAAGGCCGCGAGCGACCCGGAACTGGCCACCGCGGTCTCGGCCGTCCGCAGCTCTTGA
- a CDS encoding FAD-dependent monooxygenase — MSRSILISGASIAGPTLASWLAKAGWEVTVVERFDHVREQGQNIDVRGVGRQVIRRMGLEDAVRAAHTGETGTEFVDEHGRAIASFAGGEDDTSGGTAELEILRGQFAKILYEHSKDGAEYVFGDQITALHDDGSGVDVEFQRGPSRRFDAVVLAEGLRSRSRALIMPDAHIHELGLYDAFLAIPRTADDTDRWRVLACGRGRMLSLRPDNLGTTQASLSFISDVRGLDRLSRDDVVAILRATFADVGWAAPRVLAELDNGSLYFEDIGQAKLDTWSRGRVALLGDAAHCASPVSGMGTTLALAGAYVLAGELAGHDDPRDAFARYEQVLRPLVTKAQQLPPGAPKIAHPRSRLQLTAFRTAVRVAASPLLGRVSGLAGKFMTPPAEAITLPEYPIPAADS; from the coding sequence TTGAGTCGCAGCATCCTGATCTCCGGTGCCAGCATCGCCGGTCCCACGCTCGCTTCCTGGCTCGCGAAAGCGGGCTGGGAGGTGACCGTCGTCGAACGGTTCGACCACGTGCGTGAACAGGGCCAGAACATCGACGTCCGCGGCGTCGGGCGCCAGGTCATCCGCCGGATGGGCCTGGAGGACGCCGTCCGCGCCGCGCACACCGGGGAGACCGGCACGGAGTTCGTCGACGAGCACGGGCGCGCGATCGCATCCTTCGCCGGCGGCGAAGACGACACTTCCGGCGGAACGGCCGAGCTGGAGATCCTGCGCGGTCAGTTCGCCAAGATCCTCTACGAGCACTCGAAAGACGGCGCCGAGTACGTCTTCGGCGACCAGATCACCGCGCTGCACGACGACGGCTCCGGCGTGGACGTCGAGTTCCAGCGGGGTCCGAGCCGCCGGTTCGACGCGGTCGTCCTCGCCGAGGGCCTGCGCTCACGCAGCCGCGCGCTGATCATGCCCGACGCGCACATCCACGAACTGGGCCTCTACGACGCGTTCCTCGCGATCCCGCGCACCGCCGACGACACCGACCGGTGGCGCGTACTGGCCTGCGGGCGCGGGCGGATGCTCTCGCTGCGCCCGGACAACCTCGGCACCACCCAGGCGTCCCTGAGCTTCATCTCCGACGTGCGAGGCCTGGACCGGCTCAGCCGCGACGACGTCGTGGCGATCCTGCGGGCGACGTTCGCCGACGTCGGCTGGGCGGCCCCGCGCGTGCTCGCCGAGCTGGACAACGGCTCCCTCTACTTCGAGGACATCGGGCAGGCGAAGCTCGACACGTGGAGCCGCGGCCGGGTCGCGCTGCTCGGCGACGCCGCGCACTGCGCGTCCCCGGTCAGCGGCATGGGCACCACCCTGGCGCTCGCCGGCGCCTACGTCCTGGCCGGGGAGCTCGCCGGCCACGACGATCCGCGCGACGCCTTCGCCCGCTACGAGCAGGTGCTGCGCCCGCTGGTCACGAAGGCCCAGCAGCTCCCGCCCGGGGCGCCGAAGATCGCCCACCCGCGCAGCCGGCTGCAGCTCACCGCGTTCCGGACCGCGGTGCGCGTGGCCGCGTCGCCGCTGCTCGGCCGCGTCTCGGGGCTGGCGGGCAAGTTCATGACACCCCCGGCCGAGGCGATCACGCTGCCGGAGTACCCGATCCCGGCGGCCGATTCGTAG
- a CDS encoding sensor histidine kinase, whose amino-acid sequence MRIRVVLDVLTAVVLGFGAGGNLAAGAWALPPWLPEWLGWTILLVSVVPIVLRRWWPLASYVLSLVLAAAAVPIGGPVFGVAVVGAGCALYVVVIRLDSLIVRLGFAAGLVELGVLAFSVPNPNASTTVNFSATALIVGYALGLTVRARREHAASERESHAQQAVSAERLRIAREMHDVVAHSMSLIAVKAAVGNHVAPDQPGEAREALRVIEETSRESLAELRRMLSVLRDGTGVPALAPVPTLADLRALAGRAEQAGPAVDLVVEGLDELPGGVGQSVYRIVQEALTNVVKHAGAATCRVRVTGEEGAVRIEVLDDGRGGSATPGHGLIGMRERVAVYGGEFGAGPGEHGFRVFARLPYDPAVAG is encoded by the coding sequence ATGCGAATCCGCGTGGTGCTCGACGTGCTGACGGCCGTCGTGCTGGGTTTCGGCGCGGGTGGCAACCTGGCGGCCGGCGCGTGGGCGCTGCCGCCGTGGCTCCCCGAGTGGCTCGGCTGGACGATCCTCCTGGTCAGCGTGGTCCCGATCGTGCTCCGGCGGTGGTGGCCGCTGGCCAGTTACGTACTGAGCCTGGTGCTGGCCGCGGCCGCCGTCCCGATCGGCGGGCCGGTGTTCGGCGTCGCCGTGGTGGGCGCGGGGTGCGCGCTCTACGTCGTCGTGATCCGGCTGGACAGCCTGATCGTCCGGCTCGGGTTCGCGGCGGGCCTGGTCGAGCTGGGCGTGCTGGCCTTCTCGGTACCGAACCCGAACGCCTCCACGACGGTGAACTTCAGCGCGACCGCGCTGATCGTCGGGTACGCGCTCGGCCTCACCGTGCGCGCCCGGCGCGAACACGCTGCGAGCGAGCGGGAAAGCCATGCGCAGCAAGCGGTTTCGGCGGAACGGCTGCGGATCGCGCGCGAGATGCACGACGTCGTCGCGCACAGCATGAGCCTGATCGCGGTGAAGGCGGCGGTGGGCAACCACGTCGCCCCCGACCAGCCCGGCGAGGCGCGGGAAGCGTTGCGCGTCATCGAAGAGACCAGCCGGGAGTCGCTGGCCGAGCTGCGGCGGATGCTGAGCGTGCTGCGTGATGGCACCGGCGTCCCGGCGCTGGCGCCCGTCCCGACGCTCGCCGACCTGCGCGCGCTCGCCGGACGCGCCGAGCAGGCGGGCCCGGCCGTCGACCTGGTCGTCGAAGGCCTCGACGAGCTGCCGGGCGGCGTCGGCCAGTCGGTGTACCGGATCGTGCAGGAGGCGCTGACCAACGTCGTCAAGCACGCGGGCGCGGCGACGTGCCGGGTCCGCGTCACCGGCGAGGAGGGCGCCGTGCGCATCGAAGTGCTCGACGACGGCCGCGGCGGCTCCGCGACGCCGGGCCACGGCTTGATCGGGATGCGCGAACGCGTGGCCGTCTACGGCGGCGAGTTCGGCGCCGGTCCCGGCGAGCACGGCTTCCGCGTCTTCGCGCGCCTGCCCTACGACCCGGCGGTGGCCGGATGA
- a CDS encoding FAD-dependent monooxygenase — MQNRRVLISGASVAGPALAFWLRRHGFTPTVVERAPRLREGGYAVDFRGASLRVLDRMGLLGQVEAAATNMGEVSYVDADDRTLVVTPPTFQSGELEILRGDLSRILYSATKDDVEYVFGDSITGVTEHGAGVTVTFEHGAPREFDLVVGADGLHSNVRSLVFGDESRYRRDLGYYVSIFTVPNHLGLDHVGRFYNEPNRTIGVYSARDNAEAKALFWFGSEPLAYDHRDVEQQCGIVKEAFAGTGWETSTLLKRMREAPDFYFDSASQIKLDTYANGRVALVGDAAYCAAPLSGMGTSLAIVGAYVLAGELAAAGGDHVTAFGSYHEEMREFVAVCQKLGEGNGKWFVPPTRAWIRMRNLNLRLLPHLPWRKVIEQLPLKAGNAITLKEYAKVPA, encoded by the coding sequence ATGCAGAACAGACGAGTCCTCATCTCCGGCGCCAGCGTCGCCGGCCCCGCCCTGGCCTTCTGGCTCCGCCGCCACGGCTTCACCCCGACAGTGGTCGAGCGCGCCCCTCGGCTCCGCGAAGGCGGCTACGCCGTCGACTTCCGCGGCGCGTCCCTGCGCGTCCTCGACCGGATGGGCCTGCTCGGCCAGGTCGAAGCCGCGGCTACCAACATGGGTGAAGTGTCCTATGTGGACGCCGATGACCGGACGCTGGTCGTCACGCCACCGACGTTCCAGAGCGGCGAGCTGGAGATCCTGCGCGGCGACCTCTCGCGCATCCTTTACAGCGCCACGAAGGACGACGTCGAGTACGTCTTCGGCGACTCGATCACCGGTGTCACCGAGCACGGCGCGGGCGTCACGGTCACCTTCGAACACGGCGCGCCGCGCGAGTTCGACCTGGTCGTGGGGGCCGACGGGCTGCACTCGAACGTGCGCTCACTCGTCTTCGGCGACGAGTCCCGGTACCGCCGCGACCTCGGTTACTACGTCTCGATCTTCACGGTGCCGAACCACCTCGGGCTCGACCACGTCGGCCGGTTCTACAACGAGCCGAACCGCACCATCGGCGTTTACAGCGCTCGCGACAACGCGGAAGCGAAAGCCTTGTTCTGGTTCGGTTCCGAGCCTCTCGCGTACGACCACCGCGACGTCGAGCAGCAGTGCGGGATCGTCAAGGAAGCCTTCGCGGGCACCGGCTGGGAGACCTCGACGCTGCTCAAGCGGATGCGCGAGGCGCCGGACTTCTACTTCGACTCGGCGAGCCAGATCAAGCTCGACACGTACGCGAACGGCCGCGTCGCGCTGGTCGGCGACGCCGCGTACTGCGCCGCGCCGCTTTCGGGGATGGGGACGAGCCTGGCGATCGTCGGCGCGTACGTGCTGGCGGGCGAGCTCGCGGCGGCCGGCGGCGACCACGTGACGGCGTTCGGCTCCTACCACGAGGAGATGCGCGAGTTCGTCGCCGTGTGCCAGAAACTGGGGGAGGGCAACGGGAAGTGGTTCGTGCCGCCGACCCGCGCGTGGATCCGCATGCGCAACCTCAACCTGCGGCTGCTGCCGCACCTGCCGTGGCGCAAGGTGATCGAGCAGCTGCCGCTCAAGGCCGGCAACGCGATCACGCTCAAGGAGTATGCGAAGGTGCCGGCGTGA
- a CDS encoding SRPBCC family protein has translation MSGRAKLQTVDERPALRLERRLKHAPEKVWHALTDPAELAHWFPAAVDVDLRAGGAIRFTFPGADDSTTGQVLTADPPREFTFVWNDDTLRWLLSPDGDGCLLEFTHTFGRGDPAIARLAAGRTATGWDVCLDTLDARLAGETHKPPENWHAPMASYVDEFGLGDGEVLEDGTIRFRRDLVWKPAGEVRVLLPDEPGWHVVHDPLEGTRVEFTEAREDDVAAQLARRHEQLDRLFAATHGVDLPDWPADRAEAMRKHYAERPTQG, from the coding sequence GTGTCCGGACGCGCGAAGCTGCAGACCGTCGACGAACGCCCCGCGCTCAGGCTCGAACGCCGCCTGAAGCACGCGCCGGAGAAGGTCTGGCACGCCCTCACCGACCCGGCCGAGCTGGCGCACTGGTTCCCGGCCGCGGTCGACGTCGACCTGCGGGCCGGCGGCGCGATCCGGTTCACCTTCCCCGGCGCGGACGACTCCACCACCGGGCAGGTGCTCACCGCCGACCCGCCACGCGAGTTCACCTTCGTCTGGAACGACGACACCCTGCGCTGGCTGCTCTCCCCGGACGGCGACGGGTGCCTGCTGGAGTTCACGCACACCTTCGGCCGCGGCGACCCGGCGATCGCGCGGCTCGCCGCGGGCCGCACCGCCACCGGCTGGGACGTCTGCCTCGACACCCTCGACGCCCGCCTCGCCGGGGAGACGCACAAGCCGCCGGAGAACTGGCACGCGCCGATGGCGTCCTATGTGGACGAATTCGGCCTCGGTGACGGCGAAGTCCTCGAAGACGGCACCATCCGCTTCCGCCGCGACCTCGTCTGGAAGCCCGCCGGCGAAGTCCGCGTGCTGCTGCCGGACGAACCCGGCTGGCACGTCGTCCACGATCCCCTCGAAGGCACCCGCGTCGAGTTCACCGAGGCCCGCGAAGACGACGTCGCCGCGCAGCTGGCCCGGCGGCACGAGCAGCTCGACCGGCTGTTCGCCGCCACCCACGGCGTCGACCTGCCGGACTGGCCGGCCGACCGCGCCGAGGCCATGCGCAAGCACTACGCGGAGCGTCCGACCCAGGGTTGA
- a CDS encoding acyl-CoA carboxylase subunit beta — protein MSSATEPLGTPPEDEPDIHTTAGKLADLYRRYDEAVHAGSARAVEKQHAKGKKTARERIELLLDENSFVELDELARHRSTNFGQEKNRPYGDGVVTGYGTVDGRPVCVFSQDVTIFGGSLGEVYGEKIVKVMDLAIKTGRPIVGINEGGGARIQEGVVSLGLYGEIFRRNVQASGVIPQISLIMGANAGGHVYSPALTDFVVMVDETSQMFITGPDVVKTVTGEDVTFEELGGGRTHNTKSGVAHYLGSDDEDAIAYVKELLSYLPQNNLSDAPVFEPSDTPPGFFEDVTDADRELDTLIPDSPNTPYDMHEVINRVVDDGEFLEVHELFAPNIIVGFGRVDGQSVGVVANQPTQFAGCLDIDASEKAARFVRTCDAFNIPVLTFVDVPGFLPGTDQEWNGIIRRGAKLIYAYAEATVPLVTIITRKAFGGAYDVMGSKHLGADINLAWPTAQVAVMGGQGAVNIVHRKTLANAANEDKDVDELRAELLQEYEDTLLNPYAAAERGYVDSVIVPAHTRGHVARALSLLRNKRESLPPKKHGNIPL, from the coding sequence ATGAGCAGTGCGACGGAGCCGCTCGGGACGCCGCCCGAGGATGAACCGGACATCCACACCACGGCCGGCAAGCTGGCCGACCTGTATCGCCGGTACGACGAGGCGGTGCACGCGGGCTCGGCCCGCGCGGTGGAGAAGCAGCACGCCAAGGGCAAGAAAACCGCCCGCGAGCGCATCGAGCTGCTGCTGGACGAGAACTCGTTCGTCGAGCTCGACGAGCTGGCCCGGCACCGCTCGACCAACTTCGGCCAGGAGAAGAACCGGCCGTACGGCGACGGCGTCGTCACCGGTTACGGGACCGTCGACGGCCGGCCGGTGTGCGTCTTCAGCCAGGACGTGACGATCTTCGGCGGCAGCCTCGGCGAGGTGTACGGCGAAAAGATCGTCAAGGTGATGGACCTCGCGATCAAGACCGGCCGACCGATCGTCGGCATCAACGAGGGCGGCGGCGCGCGCATCCAGGAGGGCGTCGTCTCGCTCGGCCTCTACGGCGAGATCTTCCGCCGCAACGTGCAGGCGTCCGGCGTGATCCCGCAGATCTCGCTGATCATGGGCGCGAACGCGGGCGGGCACGTCTACTCCCCCGCGCTGACCGACTTCGTCGTGATGGTCGACGAGACGTCGCAGATGTTCATCACCGGCCCGGACGTCGTCAAGACGGTCACCGGCGAGGACGTCACCTTCGAGGAGCTCGGCGGCGGCCGCACCCACAACACGAAGTCGGGTGTCGCGCACTACCTCGGTTCCGACGACGAGGACGCGATCGCCTACGTCAAGGAACTGCTCTCCTACCTGCCGCAGAACAACCTGTCGGACGCGCCGGTCTTCGAGCCGTCGGACACGCCGCCTGGGTTCTTCGAAGACGTCACCGACGCCGACCGCGAGCTCGACACGCTCATCCCGGACTCGCCGAACACGCCGTACGACATGCACGAGGTGATCAACCGCGTCGTCGACGACGGCGAGTTCCTCGAGGTCCACGAGCTGTTCGCGCCGAACATCATCGTCGGCTTCGGCCGCGTCGACGGCCAGAGCGTCGGCGTCGTGGCGAACCAGCCGACGCAGTTCGCCGGCTGCCTCGACATCGACGCGTCCGAGAAGGCCGCGCGGTTCGTCCGCACCTGCGACGCGTTCAACATCCCGGTGCTCACCTTCGTCGACGTCCCGGGCTTCCTGCCGGGCACCGACCAGGAGTGGAACGGCATCATCCGCCGTGGCGCGAAGCTGATCTACGCCTACGCGGAGGCCACGGTCCCGCTGGTCACGATCATCACGCGCAAGGCGTTCGGCGGCGCGTACGACGTCATGGGCTCCAAGCACCTCGGCGCCGACATCAACCTCGCCTGGCCGACCGCGCAGGTCGCGGTGATGGGCGGGCAGGGCGCGGTGAACATCGTGCACCGCAAGACACTGGCCAACGCGGCGAACGAGGACAAGGACGTCGACGAGCTGCGTGCCGAGCTGCTCCAGGAGTACGAGGACACACTGCTCAACCCGTACGCGGCGGCCGAGCGGGGGTACGTCGACTCGGTGATCGTGCCGGCGCACACGCGCGGGCACGTCGCGCGGGCGTTGTCGCTGCTGCGCAACAAACGCGAGTCGCTGCCGCCCAAGAAGCACGGGAACATCCCGCTGTGA
- a CDS encoding acyl-CoA carboxylase subunit epsilon — protein MSEAVNDEKQRPLLRVVRGNPSDAELAALTAVVAAASAARAPEKPKPRTSWWGDHAASLRRPHHPGEGAWRASGLPS, from the coding sequence GTGAGCGAAGCTGTGAACGACGAAAAGCAGCGTCCCTTGCTGCGCGTGGTCCGGGGCAACCCGAGCGACGCCGAGCTGGCGGCGCTGACGGCGGTCGTCGCGGCCGCGTCGGCCGCCCGCGCTCCGGAGAAGCCGAAGCCGCGCACGTCGTGGTGGGGCGACCACGCAGCTTCACTGCGTAGGCCGCACCACCCCGGCGAAGGCGCTTGGCGCGCCTCGGGTCTGCCTAGCTGA
- a CDS encoding IS701 family transposase — protein sequence MVVDVVMDQLDRVHERIAGRFARSEPRARAREYVSGLVAGLERKNGWTLAEQAGEVSPDGMQRLLRWADWDIDGVRDDVRDYVIEHLGEPGGVLIVDDTGFLKKGKMSAGVQRQYSGTAGRIENCQIGTFLAYAGTHGHVLIDRELYLPEPWIADPDRCRRAGIPDGTEFETKPRQAMAMLARAFAAKVPFAWVTADEAYGQVKYLRLWLEAHDAAHVLATKVNDTLVTTGGREARADELIADLPARAWRRLSVGAGAHGPREYDWARVPIRIGWQPGRGHWLLARRSLSDPTEIAYYVCYGPRRSTLLDLAWIAGARWRIEECFQQAKNEAGLDQYQVRSWRAWYAHITLSMLAHAWLAVSRSLVIKGESVSPSQA from the coding sequence GTGGTGGTCGATGTGGTGATGGATCAGCTGGACCGGGTGCATGAGCGGATTGCGGGCCGGTTCGCGCGGTCGGAGCCGCGGGCCCGGGCGCGGGAGTATGTGTCCGGGCTGGTCGCGGGCCTGGAGCGGAAGAACGGCTGGACGCTGGCTGAGCAGGCCGGCGAGGTGTCACCGGACGGGATGCAGCGGCTGCTGCGCTGGGCGGACTGGGACATCGACGGCGTCCGCGACGACGTTCGCGACTACGTCATCGAGCACCTCGGCGAACCGGGTGGCGTGCTGATCGTGGACGACACCGGGTTCCTGAAGAAAGGCAAGATGTCGGCCGGAGTGCAGCGGCAGTACTCCGGAACCGCCGGGCGAATCGAGAACTGCCAGATCGGAACCTTCCTGGCCTACGCCGGTACTCACGGGCACGTGCTGATCGACCGGGAGCTCTATCTGCCCGAGCCCTGGATCGCCGACCCGGACCGATGCCGGCGGGCGGGAATCCCGGACGGGACCGAGTTCGAGACCAAACCCCGCCAAGCCATGGCGATGCTGGCCCGGGCGTTCGCCGCGAAGGTGCCCTTCGCCTGGGTCACCGCCGATGAGGCCTATGGGCAGGTCAAGTACTTGCGGCTGTGGCTGGAAGCCCACGATGCCGCGCACGTGCTGGCCACCAAGGTCAACGACACCTTGGTCACCACCGGCGGTCGCGAGGCACGGGCTGATGAGCTGATCGCGGACCTGCCCGCCCGGGCCTGGCGGCGGCTGTCGGTCGGGGCCGGCGCCCACGGGCCACGCGAATACGACTGGGCGCGGGTGCCGATCCGGATCGGCTGGCAGCCCGGCCGCGGGCACTGGCTGCTCGCCCGCCGCTCACTCTCGGATCCGACCGAGATCGCCTACTACGTCTGCTACGGACCCCGCCGCTCGACACTGCTGGATCTGGCCTGGATCGCCGGGGCCCGGTGGCGGATTGAGGAGTGTTTCCAGCAGGCCAAGAACGAGGCCGGCCTCGATCAGTATCAGGTCCGGTCCTGGCGGGCCTGGTATGCCCACATCACCCTGTCGATGCTCGCCCATGCCTGGCTCGCTGTCTCACGATCCCTTGTCATAAAAGGGGAATCGGTGTCGCCGAGCCAGGCATGA
- a CDS encoding response regulator transcription factor, whose protein sequence is MTRVLIADDQALLRGSFRVLVDSAPGLTVVGEASDGVEAVALARHEKPDVVLMDVRMPEMDGIEATRRICAETEVRVLMLTTFDLDEYVYAALRAGASGFLLKDTRPADLLAAIEIIANGDALLAPSVTRRLVAEFARLPSGPVTRLAGVTAREQEVLTLIARGLSNDEIAERLHLGIATVKTHIGRLLHKLAARDRAQLVIAAYESGLVHPG, encoded by the coding sequence ATGACCCGCGTCCTCATCGCCGACGACCAGGCGTTGCTGCGTGGCAGTTTCCGCGTACTGGTGGACAGCGCGCCCGGGCTGACGGTGGTCGGCGAGGCGTCCGACGGCGTCGAAGCCGTCGCGCTCGCCCGGCACGAAAAGCCGGACGTCGTGCTGATGGACGTCCGGATGCCCGAGATGGACGGCATCGAGGCGACCCGGCGCATCTGCGCCGAAACCGAGGTGCGGGTGCTGATGCTGACGACGTTCGACCTCGACGAGTACGTCTACGCGGCCCTGCGCGCGGGCGCGAGCGGCTTCCTGCTGAAGGACACGCGCCCGGCGGACCTGCTGGCCGCGATCGAGATCATCGCGAACGGCGACGCGCTGCTGGCGCCGTCGGTGACCCGACGGCTGGTGGCGGAGTTCGCGCGGCTGCCGTCCGGCCCGGTGACGCGCCTGGCGGGGGTGACGGCTCGCGAGCAGGAGGTCCTGACGCTGATCGCGCGCGGCCTGTCGAACGACGAGATCGCGGAGCGGCTGCACCTGGGCATCGCGACGGTCAAGACCCACATCGGCCGCTTGCTGCACAAACTCGCGGCCCGGGACCGGGCCCAGCTGGTGATCGCGGCGTACGAGTCGGGCCTGGTCCACCCCGGCTGA
- a CDS encoding flavodoxin family protein: protein MSDRSFLFLVGAARAGGNTEMLARRAARELPREADQRWIRLPEVPLAPFEDRRHGAGEHPSPGGNEQLLMDATFAATDIVIVSPVYWYSVAASVKLYLDYWSGWMRLPVEFKPRMAGKSLWGVSVLSETAREAQPLIGTLELCAEYLGMNWGGVLLGNGSRPGDVLLDGSAMTAASTFFTGADLVTA from the coding sequence ATGAGTGACCGCAGCTTCCTGTTCCTGGTCGGCGCCGCGCGGGCCGGGGGCAACACGGAGATGCTGGCCCGGCGGGCCGCGAGGGAACTGCCGCGCGAGGCGGACCAGCGCTGGATCCGGCTGCCCGAGGTGCCGCTGGCGCCGTTCGAAGACCGGCGTCACGGTGCCGGAGAGCACCCTTCGCCGGGTGGGAACGAGCAGCTGCTGATGGACGCGACGTTCGCCGCGACGGACATCGTGATCGTGTCGCCGGTGTACTGGTACTCGGTCGCGGCGAGCGTGAAGCTGTACCTGGACTACTGGTCCGGCTGGATGCGCCTGCCGGTCGAGTTCAAGCCGCGGATGGCCGGCAAGTCGCTGTGGGGCGTGAGCGTCCTGAGCGAGACCGCGCGCGAGGCCCAGCCACTGATCGGCACCCTCGAACTGTGCGCGGAGTACCTGGGCATGAACTGGGGCGGCGTCCTGCTGGGCAACGGCAGCCGCCCGGGCGACGTCCTGCTCGACGGCTCGGCCATGACCGCCGCGTCGACCTTCTTCACCGGCGCGGACCTCGTCACCGCCTAG
- a CDS encoding TetR/AcrR family transcriptional regulator gives MGNKEALLAGAKRCLNEKGYARTTVRDLASAANVSMAAIGYHFGSREALLNTALIEANEEWGETLAKTLQVETPPDASPAERFELIWQQVIESLPAHRRMWAMTFEAYTQPDLDPDVRTQLAKALELARFGLANLFQGLDDGSAEARAVGTVHQALLSGVVLQWLADPDHAPSGADLIHGLRLLTTDVLA, from the coding sequence ATGGGCAACAAGGAAGCACTGCTGGCGGGTGCGAAGCGCTGTCTCAACGAAAAGGGCTACGCCCGCACGACCGTGCGGGACCTGGCCTCGGCGGCGAACGTCAGCATGGCCGCGATCGGCTACCACTTCGGCTCCCGCGAGGCCCTGCTCAACACCGCGCTGATCGAGGCGAACGAGGAGTGGGGCGAGACGCTGGCGAAGACCCTGCAGGTCGAGACGCCGCCGGACGCGTCGCCGGCCGAGCGCTTCGAGCTGATCTGGCAGCAGGTGATCGAGTCGCTCCCCGCGCACCGGCGGATGTGGGCGATGACGTTCGAGGCCTACACCCAGCCGGATCTCGACCCGGACGTCCGCACGCAGCTGGCGAAGGCGCTCGAACTGGCCCGCTTCGGGCTGGCGAACCTCTTCCAGGGCCTCGACGACGGCAGCGCCGAGGCCCGGGCCGTCGGCACCGTGCACCAAGCTCTGCTTTCGGGCGTGGTGCTGCAGTGGCTCGCCGACCCGGACCACGCGCCCTCGGGCGCCGACCTGATCCACGGCCTGCGCCTGCTCACGACGGACGTATTGGCTTAG